A single window of Gemmatimonadota bacterium DNA harbors:
- a CDS encoding HAMP domain-containing sensor histidine kinase has product MQFTNANKIEDKLKDLHLRLSSQSFLTAYFFLLAVIIVIAFLIYTQLYVVQPMRQEARRMGEFYAFMHSVVTLDTIKVEGFYKDVIFDTILNPNFPVVITDEQGVPRHWKAVGIPFDDHSPETLGKVMDKAYALDREKDPLRFEWPIKKEPEIWELHWGASALEKRLNWLPWVAFGVTILFTGGGYLGFRYIKNREQRSLWVGMARETAHQLGTPLSSLYGWLALLKDELDAEGDKESSQRLKDILGEMDRDTSRLDKIASRFSLIGSTPELRLGQVRDVVAETAGYLRARLPENVQILEELNDVPVVPINRELLGWAFENLFRNAADAMEGRGGRIEVSSRVEERRVVIEVRDTGKGMPSHMFKQVFLPGTSTKKRGWGLGLAFVKRIVEDYHSGKVYIKESVPDQGTTFVILLPLPPADIDD; this is encoded by the coding sequence ATGCAGTTCACAAATGCAAATAAGATCGAGGACAAGCTCAAGGATTTACACTTACGCCTGTCCAGTCAAAGTTTTTTGACGGCTTATTTTTTTCTTTTGGCGGTTATTATTGTCATCGCGTTCCTCATTTATACTCAGCTTTATGTGGTGCAACCCATGCGGCAAGAAGCGAGGCGTATGGGAGAGTTCTACGCTTTTATGCACAGTGTGGTTACCCTGGATACAATTAAGGTCGAGGGATTTTATAAGGATGTCATTTTTGATACCATTTTGAATCCCAATTTTCCGGTCGTAATCACAGACGAACAGGGTGTTCCCAGACACTGGAAAGCGGTTGGCATTCCCTTTGACGACCACAGTCCGGAAACTCTGGGCAAGGTGATGGATAAGGCTTACGCGCTCGATCGAGAAAAAGATCCATTGCGGTTTGAATGGCCCATTAAGAAGGAACCGGAAATCTGGGAATTGCACTGGGGTGCGTCCGCGCTGGAGAAGCGTTTGAACTGGTTGCCTTGGGTCGCTTTTGGGGTGACGATCTTATTTACTGGAGGTGGATATCTCGGTTTTCGGTATATTAAGAATAGAGAACAGCGGTCTTTATGGGTGGGGATGGCCCGGGAAACAGCCCATCAGTTGGGTACGCCGCTGTCTTCGCTGTACGGTTGGTTGGCGCTGTTGAAGGACGAGTTGGATGCAGAGGGTGATAAAGAGAGTAGCCAGAGGCTGAAAGATATCCTGGGAGAGATGGATCGGGATACGAGCCGATTGGATAAGATCGCTTCTCGCTTTAGTTTGATTGGTTCTACACCCGAATTGCGATTGGGTCAGGTGCGCGATGTGGTGGCTGAAACTGCGGGTTATTTGCGCGCGCGCTTGCCAGAGAATGTGCAAATTTTAGAGGAACTGAACGATGTGCCGGTTGTTCCGATCAATCGGGAGCTTTTGGGATGGGCGTTTGAAAATCTTTTCAGAAATGCCGCCGATGCGATGGAAGGCCGAGGAGGTCGCATTGAAGTGTCGTCGCGCGTGGAGGAACGCCGGGTGGTTATTGAAGTGCGCGATACGGGAAAAGGCATGCCTTCGCATATGTTTAAGCAGGTTTTTTTGCCGGGTACCAGTACCAAGAAACGCGGGTGGGGACTCGGTCTTGCATTTGTGAAACGCATTGTGGAAGACTATCACAGTGGAAAAGTGTATATCAAAGAAAGTGTGCCAGATCAGGGCACGACATTTGTCATTTTGCTGCCTTTGCCTCCGGCGGATATAGATGACTAA
- the rpsU gene encoding 30S ribosomal protein S21, which yields MPGVLVRDDEPFERALKRFKKACEKAGVISDMKKNQHFEKPSERRKRKIAAAKRKRIKLDQQYTR from the coding sequence ATGCCTGGTGTCCTCGTACGCGACGACGAACCGTTCGAAAGAGCACTCAAGCGGTTCAAAAAAGCCTGCGAAAAAGCCGGTGTTATTTCCGACATGAAAAAAAATCAACACTTTGAAAAACCGAGTGAACGTCGGAAACGAAAAATTGCCGCTGCAAAACGCAAGCGGATCAAATTGGACCAGCAATACACCCGCTAA
- a CDS encoding CvpA family protein translates to MNIVDLILALGLFWFARKGWQIGLVQSLIMLLSVILAYGFALTYGETTARALFDTTEDLGTGTALFGFFVVFVAVLAACYFLGRALHGMLRASPLGAIDAFGGIALGLVQGALILGLIAIFFRAHPIHSRAPEFIDNSTLGAPLQKSARMIAEGVQAMFPNVKTLLEALGIQIEKTPPLIEKLNKEAGEARKKINEILEESK, encoded by the coding sequence ATGAACATCGTCGATCTCATTCTTGCCCTCGGCCTCTTCTGGTTCGCTCGAAAAGGATGGCAAATTGGGCTGGTACAAAGCCTCATCATGCTACTCAGCGTGATACTGGCTTATGGTTTTGCCCTCACTTATGGCGAAACAACAGCGCGCGCTTTGTTCGATACAACGGAAGACCTCGGCACAGGCACCGCGCTATTCGGGTTCTTCGTGGTATTTGTAGCCGTCCTGGCCGCCTGCTATTTTCTCGGGCGCGCCCTTCACGGAATGCTGCGTGCCTCACCTCTCGGCGCGATTGACGCATTTGGCGGCATTGCTCTGGGGCTGGTTCAAGGCGCATTGATTTTAGGCCTGATCGCCATATTTTTTCGCGCCCATCCCATCCATAGCCGCGCGCCCGAATTCATCGACAATTCCACCTTAGGCGCACCACTTCAAAAATCCGCCCGGATGATTGCCGAGGGTGTACAGGCCATGTTTCCCAACGTAAAAACCCTGCTCGAAGCACTGGGCATTCAAATCGAAAAAACGCCTCCTCTAATTGAAAAGCTGAACAAAGAAGCCGGTGAAGCGCGAAAAAAAATCAACGAAATACTTGAGGAATCCAAATAG
- the ispG gene encoding (E)-4-hydroxy-3-methylbut-2-enyl-diphosphate synthase, with translation MSITSDLLISPGKYCNSLTEYARFKTREVDIGGVPLGGDNPIRVQSMTTTDTMDTEGTVAQSIRMIRAGCEYVRITAPSQNEARNLENIQKKIRAAGYNTPLIADIHYTPNAAEIAARIVEKVRVNPGNYADKKKFQIIEYTDEQYAEELHRIRDRFSPLVKICKEYGTAMRIGTNHGSLSDRIMSRFGDTPLGMVESALEFARICIDLDYHDIVFSMKASNPQIMVQAYRLLVHKMMAEGMNYPLHLGVTEAGDGEDGRIKSAVGIGALLEDGLGDTIRVSLTEEPEAEIPVAQTLVARYRNRSDHAPIPDIQTSHIDPFSYTRRATRQIEKIGKPSAPIVIATPQGTITPKTLQPFGYLYDAALDKWHIADMAVDFIDIGDRTLDFELPGTLGVIQNARTWSPASTAYPIFSAAAYLQTNHTSERITFVCAELEELDAPLIHALKTDPCTVLVLQTHNTHAMPELRRAFCMLADWHCDIPVVIRRTYSATMYSDNDAFMLHAATDCGGLLVDGLGDGLWLEASDPIDDHVLTRTAFGILQATRTRISKTEYISCPSCGRTLFDLQETTALIRSHTNHLKGVKIGIMGCIVNGPGEMADADYGYVGSGPGKITLYKGKDIVKRNIPTEGAVDELIDLIRAGGDWIEPETNRRIDE, from the coding sequence ATGTCCATAACCAGTGACCTGCTCATCTCTCCGGGCAAATACTGCAATTCGCTCACGGAATATGCCCGCTTCAAAACCCGTGAAGTCGATATCGGGGGTGTACCACTCGGCGGCGACAATCCCATTCGCGTGCAGTCAATGACCACAACCGATACCATGGATACCGAAGGCACGGTCGCCCAATCCATCCGCATGATCCGCGCTGGATGTGAATACGTGCGTATAACAGCACCCAGCCAGAACGAAGCCCGCAACCTCGAAAACATCCAAAAAAAAATCAGAGCCGCGGGCTATAACACCCCACTGATAGCCGACATTCACTACACCCCCAACGCCGCTGAAATCGCCGCCCGAATCGTGGAAAAAGTGCGCGTGAACCCCGGCAATTACGCCGACAAAAAAAAATTCCAGATCATCGAATACACCGATGAACAATACGCCGAAGAACTGCACCGCATCCGCGACAGATTTTCACCACTGGTCAAAATCTGCAAAGAATACGGCACAGCCATGCGGATTGGTACCAACCACGGATCGCTCTCAGACCGCATTATGAGCCGGTTTGGCGACACCCCACTCGGCATGGTCGAATCCGCCCTCGAATTTGCGCGAATATGCATTGACCTCGACTATCACGACATCGTATTTTCCATGAAAGCCAGCAATCCGCAAATCATGGTTCAAGCCTACCGCCTGCTGGTACACAAAATGATGGCCGAAGGCATGAACTATCCGCTCCATCTGGGCGTCACGGAAGCTGGTGATGGCGAAGACGGACGCATCAAATCGGCCGTGGGCATAGGCGCACTACTCGAAGACGGCCTGGGCGATACCATTCGCGTCTCCCTCACCGAAGAACCCGAAGCCGAAATCCCCGTAGCGCAAACACTGGTCGCCCGCTATCGCAACCGAAGCGATCACGCGCCAATACCGGACATTCAAACATCTCATATCGATCCGTTTTCTTACACCCGCCGCGCAACGCGACAGATCGAAAAAATCGGCAAACCGAGTGCCCCAATCGTCATTGCCACCCCACAGGGCACCATCACCCCCAAAACCCTGCAACCCTTTGGCTATTTGTACGACGCGGCACTCGACAAATGGCATATCGCCGACATGGCCGTTGACTTTATCGACATCGGCGACCGCACCCTGGACTTTGAACTGCCAGGCACGCTGGGCGTCATCCAAAATGCCCGGACCTGGTCGCCCGCATCCACGGCATATCCAATTTTTTCTGCGGCTGCATACTTGCAAACCAATCACACATCCGAGCGCATCACCTTTGTTTGTGCCGAACTCGAAGAACTCGACGCACCGCTTATCCATGCGCTCAAGACCGATCCCTGTACAGTGCTCGTCCTGCAAACGCACAACACCCACGCCATGCCCGAACTGCGCCGCGCATTCTGCATGCTTGCGGATTGGCATTGCGACATACCCGTAGTCATCCGCCGAACGTATAGCGCAACAATGTACTCAGACAATGACGCCTTCATGCTCCACGCTGCCACAGACTGCGGAGGACTACTCGTCGATGGCCTCGGCGATGGCCTGTGGCTTGAGGCATCCGATCCAATAGACGATCACGTCCTCACCCGCACAGCCTTTGGCATCTTGCAAGCCACGCGCACCCGCATCTCCAAAACCGAATACATATCCTGCCCATCGTGCGGGCGCACCCTGTTCGACCTGCAGGAAACCACCGCCCTGATTCGAAGCCACACAAACCACCTCAAAGGCGTCAAAATTGGCATTATGGGCTGCATTGTCAACGGCCCGGGCGAAATGGCCGACGCCGATTACGGCTATGTAGGCAGTGGTCCCGGCAAAATCACGCTCTACAAGGGTAAAGACATCGTCAAACGCAATATCCCCACAGAAGGTGCGGTTGACGAACTCATTGACCTGATACGGGCTGGCGGCGATTGGATTGAGCCAGAGACGAATAGACGAATAGACGAATAG
- the lpdA gene encoding dihydrolipoyl dehydrogenase — protein sequence MADNTFDLIVIGAGPGGYVAAIRAAQLGMRVACVEKQALGGTCLNVGCIPSKALLESSELFHQAASSLDIHGVKTGGVELDLKGMMKRKSGIVRRMTGGIRGLFRKNNVTHISGLGRLAGDGKVDVDGDIYSAERILIATGSSAVELPNLPYDGEYVISSTEALALDEVPGKMIVIGAGAIGLELGSVWRRLGAEVHVVEFLDGVTPTMDRELSLGLQKVLEKQGLRFSFETRAKSAEVCDGKVIVTLAQGGETTSETCDRLLVAVGRRPNTDGLGGEDVGLEMDGQGRILVDDVFETNLPGVYAIGDVIPGPMLAHKAEEEGVAAVECMAGRAGHVNYGAIPNVVYTHPELASVGLTEEQVVADGIPYKVGKFPIAANGRAHTLQAVDGEVKIIAHEKTDRVLGIHILAARASDMLAEGVLAMEFSASAEDIARTMHAHPTLPEALKEAALNVEDEAIHI from the coding sequence GTGGCAGATAATACATTCGATCTCATTGTTATTGGTGCTGGTCCGGGGGGGTATGTCGCGGCGATTCGCGCGGCGCAATTGGGCATGCGCGTGGCGTGTGTTGAGAAACAGGCATTGGGGGGTACATGTCTGAATGTGGGCTGTATTCCGAGTAAAGCCCTTTTGGAGTCGAGTGAATTGTTTCATCAGGCGGCGTCTTCGCTGGATATTCACGGTGTAAAGACCGGTGGTGTGGAACTGGATTTGAAGGGTATGATGAAGCGCAAGTCCGGTATTGTGCGGAGGATGACGGGCGGTATTCGCGGTCTGTTTCGGAAGAATAATGTGACGCATATTTCGGGGCTGGGGCGGCTGGCTGGCGATGGAAAGGTCGATGTTGATGGGGATATTTATTCGGCAGAGCGCATTTTGATTGCTACGGGTAGTTCTGCTGTTGAGTTGCCCAATTTGCCTTATGACGGCGAGTATGTGATCAGTTCTACCGAGGCGTTGGCACTGGATGAGGTGCCCGGGAAGATGATTGTTATTGGCGCAGGTGCGATTGGTCTCGAGTTGGGGTCGGTGTGGCGTCGCCTGGGTGCAGAGGTGCATGTGGTGGAATTTTTGGATGGGGTGACGCCGACGATGGACCGCGAATTGTCCCTCGGTTTGCAGAAGGTGCTGGAGAAGCAGGGGCTGAGGTTTTCGTTTGAAACGCGCGCGAAGTCGGCTGAGGTTTGCGATGGGAAGGTGATTGTGACGCTCGCACAGGGCGGGGAGACGACTTCAGAGACGTGTGACCGGTTGTTGGTCGCTGTTGGGCGAAGGCCAAATACCGATGGGCTGGGTGGCGAAGATGTGGGGTTGGAGATGGATGGCCAGGGGCGCATTCTGGTTGATGACGTATTTGAGACAAATTTGCCGGGTGTCTATGCGATTGGCGATGTGATTCCCGGTCCGATGTTGGCGCACAAGGCAGAGGAAGAAGGTGTGGCTGCGGTGGAATGTATGGCGGGAAGGGCGGGGCATGTGAATTATGGCGCGATTCCCAATGTGGTTTACACGCATCCAGAACTGGCATCGGTGGGCTTGACAGAGGAGCAGGTTGTGGCGGATGGCATTCCCTACAAGGTGGGCAAGTTTCCAATAGCTGCCAATGGTCGCGCACATACGCTACAGGCGGTGGATGGAGAGGTGAAGATTATTGCACATGAAAAGACGGACCGCGTGTTGGGTATCCACATTTTGGCCGCACGCGCGTCCGATATGCTCGCCGAGGGGGTTCTGGCAATGGAATTTTCCGCGAGTGCAGAGGATATTGCGCGAACAATGCACGCGCATCCCACGCTGCCAGAGGCACTGAAGGAGGCCGCGTTGAATGTGGAGGATGAGGCGATTCATATTTGA
- the odhB gene encoding 2-oxoglutarate dehydrogenase complex dihydrolipoyllysine-residue succinyltransferase — protein MPVDVVLPELGESVTDAILVEWLKSDGEAVAVDEPLAVIETDKADVELPAPSAGVLHTLKADGDTIEVGETIATIDEDGKAVLKAEVPEEADGLSPAVRRLVTEHDLDPAAITGTGKDGRLTKGDVLAYLDSEGSEVPDSPVSEPETPAPPPAPAVTGDGERREPMSQIRTRIAERLVSAQQTAAMLTTFNEVDMSGIFDLRAKYKEMFAEVHGISLGLMSFFVRASVIALQEYPDVNASIDGSDIVYRDYVNMGIAVGTDRGLVVPILKSAERMSFATIESEIKRVALSAREGKLGLDELSGGTFTITNGGVFGSLLSTPILNPPQTGILGMHAIQNRPIAVGDEVVVRPMMYLALTYDHRLIDGQTSVTFLVRVKDLLEDPARMMLEV, from the coding sequence ATGCCTGTTGATGTGGTTTTGCCCGAATTGGGAGAGTCAGTGACCGATGCCATTCTGGTCGAGTGGTTGAAATCGGATGGCGAGGCCGTGGCGGTAGATGAACCCCTTGCGGTTATTGAAACGGATAAAGCCGATGTCGAATTGCCCGCGCCTTCGGCGGGTGTGTTGCATACACTGAAGGCCGATGGTGATACGATTGAGGTCGGTGAGACTATTGCTACAATAGATGAGGATGGTAAAGCTGTTTTAAAGGCTGAAGTACCGGAGGAGGCCGATGGTTTGAGTCCGGCAGTGCGCCGATTGGTGACAGAGCACGATCTCGATCCCGCGGCGATTACAGGGACGGGAAAGGACGGCCGATTGACCAAAGGAGATGTGCTGGCGTATCTCGATTCAGAAGGGTCTGAAGTGCCCGATTCGCCCGTTTCTGAACCCGAAACGCCTGCGCCACCTCCTGCTCCCGCTGTTACGGGCGATGGCGAGCGGCGCGAACCCATGAGCCAGATTCGCACGCGTATTGCCGAGCGTCTGGTTTCTGCACAGCAGACCGCGGCGATGTTGACGACGTTTAATGAAGTAGATATGAGCGGTATTTTTGATCTGCGCGCCAAATACAAAGAGATGTTCGCAGAGGTACACGGCATATCCCTGGGTTTGATGTCTTTTTTTGTTCGCGCCAGTGTTATTGCTTTGCAGGAATATCCCGATGTAAATGCCAGTATCGATGGTTCTGATATTGTCTATCGCGATTATGTCAATATGGGCATTGCAGTGGGTACTGATCGCGGTCTTGTCGTGCCGATTTTGAAGTCGGCAGAGCGCATGTCTTTTGCCACTATTGAGTCTGAAATTAAGCGCGTGGCGCTCTCTGCGCGAGAAGGCAAGCTGGGGTTGGATGAGTTGAGCGGGGGCACGTTTACAATTACCAATGGCGGGGTGTTTGGATCGCTGTTGTCAACGCCTATTCTCAATCCGCCTCAGACGGGGATTTTGGGCATGCACGCGATTCAGAATCGGCCCATCGCCGTGGGGGATGAGGTGGTTGTTCGCCCGATGATGTATCTGGCATTGACTTATGATCACCGCCTGATTGACGGCCAGACTTCGGTCACATTTCTGGTTCGCGTAAAAGACTTGCTCGAAGATCCCGCACGTATGATGCTGGAGGTGTGA
- the dnaG gene encoding DNA primase, protein MPRIPETTIDQVRLSIDIVDVVSDHVALTRRGKNFVGLCPFHDDSTPSLNVSQEKQIYKCFACGAGGNSFTFLREIENISFIEAVRQLADRAGIVLPDAKPADPDQQEVFDQLYRANELAVKYFHHLLTQDEKAADAMAYLKNRGINRDVIDAFSLGYAPDQWDGFLQVATRRGFSLQILERAGLVTPRQTGDGFYDRFRNRITFPIHAATGRPVAFGARALDPNEQAKYINSPETPVYNKSATLYGLWRNRDSIRDAGVALVVEGYMDLIALAQYDIENAVASSGTALTTDHARLLRRYAPKTILIFDGDTAGATAAMRGIGSLFEVGLEVRVVTLPEDHDPDSYVRAQGPDGLLRLTENAAPAIDFLIEQLAQQNDLSTVDGKTRTAHALAELVGRITDKALKQFLIKDIAEKIGIDEEILIGIAQTQRRSTRPQNGQPEPETYDTRPRSERELLTYLMQHPETADSVFNQISPDNFTNSAYRQIAALIARNRQQKQSIEAAHLIDQCNDARLCRILTDLSLEIGIENPNIDVPIQDYIHKFQLKSLESEIERLEKQLRQPLSSDDLRATLEKHRHLTAQRKAIAEPK, encoded by the coding sequence ATGCCGCGCATTCCAGAAACCACCATCGATCAAGTGCGCCTGTCCATCGACATAGTCGATGTGGTAAGCGATCACGTTGCACTGACCCGCCGGGGCAAAAATTTTGTCGGCCTGTGTCCTTTCCACGACGACTCCACCCCCTCCCTGAACGTCTCACAAGAAAAACAGATCTACAAGTGTTTCGCCTGCGGCGCAGGCGGCAACAGCTTTACATTTCTGCGCGAAATAGAAAACATCAGCTTTATCGAAGCCGTTCGCCAACTCGCCGACCGCGCGGGCATAGTCCTGCCCGATGCAAAACCCGCAGACCCGGACCAGCAGGAAGTCTTTGACCAACTCTACCGCGCCAATGAACTCGCGGTCAAATATTTTCACCACCTGCTCACACAAGACGAAAAAGCCGCCGATGCAATGGCCTACCTCAAAAATCGCGGCATAAACCGCGACGTCATCGATGCCTTTTCTCTCGGTTACGCGCCCGATCAATGGGATGGCTTCTTGCAAGTCGCCACCCGCCGGGGATTCTCTCTGCAAATACTCGAACGCGCCGGCCTGGTCACACCAAGACAAACAGGAGACGGTTTTTACGACCGCTTTCGCAATCGCATCACTTTCCCCATTCACGCCGCCACAGGACGCCCGGTAGCTTTTGGTGCACGCGCCCTCGACCCCAACGAACAGGCAAAATACATCAACTCTCCGGAAACCCCTGTGTACAACAAAAGTGCCACCCTGTACGGCTTGTGGCGCAATAGAGACTCCATCCGCGATGCGGGTGTAGCACTCGTTGTAGAAGGGTACATGGACCTCATTGCCCTCGCGCAATACGACATTGAAAACGCAGTCGCATCCTCTGGCACAGCACTTACCACCGACCACGCGCGCCTGCTCAGGCGTTACGCGCCCAAAACCATACTCATCTTCGACGGCGACACCGCCGGAGCAACCGCGGCAATGCGGGGGATCGGATCGCTCTTTGAAGTGGGCCTTGAAGTGCGCGTTGTCACCCTGCCCGAAGACCACGACCCCGACAGCTATGTGCGCGCCCAGGGACCCGACGGCCTTCTGCGCCTCACCGAAAACGCCGCACCCGCCATCGACTTCCTCATAGAACAACTTGCGCAACAAAACGACCTTTCCACCGTAGATGGCAAAACCCGAACAGCACACGCATTGGCCGAACTCGTTGGGCGCATCACAGACAAGGCACTCAAACAATTTCTCATCAAAGACATCGCCGAAAAAATCGGAATAGATGAAGAAATCCTCATCGGCATTGCCCAAACACAACGCCGCTCTACAAGACCGCAAAACGGACAACCAGAACCCGAAACTTATGATACGCGGCCCCGTTCCGAGCGCGAACTGCTCACCTACCTGATGCAACATCCCGAAACCGCCGATAGCGTCTTCAATCAAATTTCTCCCGACAACTTTACAAACAGTGCTTACCGGCAAATCGCCGCCCTGATTGCTCGCAACCGACAGCAAAAACAATCCATTGAAGCCGCGCACCTCATCGATCAGTGCAACGATGCTCGCTTGTGCCGCATATTAACCGATCTATCTCTGGAAATTGGAATTGAGAATCCCAACATTGATGTTCCCATTCAAGATTATATTCACAAGTTCCAGCTCAAAAGTCTCGAAAGCGAAATCGAACGGCTCGAAAAGCAATTGCGCCAACCGCTTTCTTCCGACGACCTGCGCGCCACACTGGAAAAACACCGCCACCTCACTGCCCAGCGCAAAGCGATAGCTGAGCCAAAATAA
- a CDS encoding ABC-F family ATP-binding cassette domain-containing protein, which produces MTILELHHIAMDYGAQDVLVDVSFKINKGEKVGLIGDNGCGKTTILKLIAGIERPVSGTVSKVKGISTGYLEQHLKFQAGRRVEEEIASVFEAVNQMQRKMRKLEDQMANGVSDQINAVMEQYGRLQEAFERADGYACQAKIDAVIDGLGIDAWRDQSVDVLSGGEKNLVGLAKILLGEPDLLLLDEPGNHLDFEGLAWLETFLQNLDRTVILVSHDRYMLDRVVNRIVEVEDGKASTYMGNYSAYRAEKMRQLLLQKAAYDNQQKEIQRLEEMIKRFELWGGEKNIRRARNKGKMLDRIDRIHRPVMDRQRIDPAFGAIQGSGKIALELRKYGRKAGKRTLFRDVDLLVQSGERVGLVGGNGTGKSMLFKDIVAEAAWEHPTMRIGPRIQLGYYAQEHETLNDDRTILEEICLSGELNRDQGGGVLSRFLFSWRDLDKKVGNLSGGEKSRVQLACLMVSGANMLLLDEPTNHLDIASREQVEDALEDFDGTLIVISHDRYFLDKIAERVIEVRDLNLESHVGNFSDFWAKWRSDKTLDGEFDSEVEKQIEALEGEKLRLERGMASAFEKRDFKRGDRLSRRLRLVEQQIENLYEAL; this is translated from the coding sequence ATGACTATTTTGGAATTACATCATATTGCAATGGATTACGGTGCTCAGGATGTGCTGGTTGATGTGTCTTTTAAGATCAATAAGGGCGAAAAGGTGGGTTTGATTGGTGACAATGGCTGCGGAAAGACTACCATTTTAAAATTGATTGCGGGTATTGAAAGACCCGTTTCTGGCACAGTGAGTAAGGTAAAAGGCATATCTACGGGGTATCTCGAGCAGCACCTGAAATTTCAGGCGGGAAGGCGTGTTGAAGAAGAAATCGCCTCGGTATTTGAAGCAGTCAATCAGATGCAGCGCAAAATGCGCAAACTGGAAGATCAGATGGCAAACGGTGTGTCCGATCAGATCAATGCGGTGATGGAACAGTACGGGCGCTTACAGGAGGCTTTTGAGCGGGCAGATGGCTATGCTTGTCAGGCAAAAATTGATGCGGTCATAGATGGACTGGGTATAGATGCCTGGCGGGACCAATCTGTCGATGTATTGAGTGGCGGTGAAAAGAATCTGGTGGGCTTGGCAAAAATTCTGCTGGGCGAGCCCGATCTGCTGTTGCTGGACGAACCGGGCAATCATCTCGATTTTGAAGGATTAGCCTGGTTAGAGACATTTTTGCAAAATTTGGACCGAACGGTGATTCTGGTATCGCACGACCGCTATATGCTGGACCGGGTTGTGAATCGGATCGTGGAAGTTGAAGATGGAAAAGCCAGCACATATATGGGCAATTATTCGGCCTACCGCGCAGAAAAAATGCGTCAATTGCTCTTGCAGAAAGCGGCATACGACAACCAGCAGAAGGAAATTCAACGGCTGGAGGAGATGATCAAGCGTTTTGAATTGTGGGGTGGAGAAAAAAATATACGGCGTGCGAGAAACAAGGGAAAAATGCTGGACCGCATAGATCGGATCCATCGGCCAGTCATGGATCGCCAGCGCATTGATCCTGCATTTGGCGCGATTCAAGGCAGTGGAAAAATTGCTTTGGAGTTGCGAAAGTACGGGCGCAAAGCAGGTAAGCGCACGCTGTTTCGAGATGTTGATTTGCTGGTGCAATCGGGCGAGCGCGTCGGATTGGTTGGGGGTAATGGGACGGGTAAATCCATGCTCTTTAAGGATATTGTTGCCGAGGCTGCCTGGGAACACCCCACAATGCGAATTGGTCCACGCATTCAATTGGGATATTACGCACAAGAACACGAGACCTTAAATGACGACCGAACCATTCTCGAAGAGATCTGTTTGTCGGGTGAGTTGAACCGCGATCAGGGAGGTGGGGTGTTGTCCAGGTTTTTATTTTCATGGCGTGATCTGGACAAAAAAGTCGGCAATTTAAGTGGTGGGGAAAAAAGCCGCGTTCAGTTGGCCTGTTTGATGGTGTCTGGGGCCAATATGTTGCTATTAGATGAGCCAACCAATCATCTGGATATCGCATCCCGCGAGCAGGTGGAAGATGCTCTTGAAGATTTTGACGGCACACTGATAGTGATTTCACACGATCGCTATTTCCTCGATAAAATTGCCGAGCGCGTGATTGAAGTGCGCGATCTGAATTTGGAATCCCATGTGGGCAATTTCTCAGATTTTTGGGCAAAATGGAGATCAGATAAGACGCTAGATGGAGAGTTCGATTCTGAGGTTGAAAAACAAATTGAGGCATTGGAAGGTGAGAAATTGCGATTGGAACGGGGAATGGCATCGGCTTTTGAAAAAAGAGATTTCAAGCGAGGAGACCGCCTCAGCCGTCGGTTGCGTCTGGTGGAGCAGCAGATTGAAAATCTTTATGAGGCTTTGTAA
- a CDS encoding HU family DNA-binding protein, whose product MQTITKADLAKILADEIDCKNTMAKQAVDVLFETLAEAIIEGERIEIRGFGSWEVKRTNARPRARNPRTGEEVYVPARRKVGFKPGKILRDALSTPLKDLE is encoded by the coding sequence GTGCAAACCATCACCAAAGCAGACCTGGCAAAAATACTTGCAGATGAAATTGATTGCAAAAACACAATGGCAAAACAAGCCGTAGATGTACTCTTTGAAACCCTTGCAGAAGCCATCATCGAAGGTGAACGGATCGAAATTAGAGGCTTTGGAAGTTGGGAAGTCAAACGCACCAACGCCCGTCCTCGCGCACGCAATCCCCGAACGGGCGAAGAAGTCTATGTACCTGCGCGACGCAAAGTGGGGTTCAAACCCGGCAAAATACTTCGAGATGCCCTTTCAACCCCTCTCAAAGATCTGGAATAA